In Asanoa sp. WMMD1127, one genomic interval encodes:
- a CDS encoding nuclear transport factor 2 family protein encodes MTQVDAEVAEAFSRHEFHRTYAHLAPTVRWDVVGDRTHEGSAAVRETCEASAAWLADARTTFTKFDVLTGPDFVVVDSTAEYVTADEPPSVVASCDIYRFAENQLVAITSYTVELPS; translated from the coding sequence ATGACCCAGGTCGATGCCGAGGTGGCGGAGGCGTTCTCCCGCCACGAGTTCCACCGGACCTACGCCCATCTCGCGCCGACCGTCCGCTGGGACGTCGTCGGCGACCGGACCCACGAAGGCAGCGCGGCGGTACGCGAAACCTGCGAGGCGTCGGCCGCCTGGCTCGCCGACGCCAGGACGACCTTCACGAAGTTCGACGTCCTGACCGGGCCCGACTTCGTCGTGGTCGACTCCACAGCGGAATACGTGACCGCCGACGAACCACCATCCGTCGTGGCGTCCTGCGACATCTACCGCTTCGCGGAGAACCAGCTGGTCGCCATCACCTCGTACACCGTCGAACTGCCGAGCTGA
- a CDS encoding methyltransferase, whose amino-acid sequence MSIGWYGGLVALEFGLAVVTVVALLWIRAPYGRYQRGGWGPTVPGRVGWVVMESPAVLVFVAVFAAGSRCADLVPLVLLALWLCHYVYRAFVYPALMRPGARMPLLVVALAMVFNVLNATVNAWWVADLGGYADGWLTDPRFLAGVVLFFAGLVVHVRSDSTLRRLRGPGETGYRIPYGGAFRWVSSPNYAGEIVQWFGWALATWSPAGLAFAVYTTANLAPRAIDHHAWYRERFPDYPAERRALVPHLL is encoded by the coding sequence ATGAGCATCGGGTGGTACGGCGGTCTGGTCGCGCTGGAGTTCGGGCTCGCCGTCGTGACCGTGGTCGCTCTCTTGTGGATCCGCGCGCCGTACGGCCGTTATCAACGCGGCGGTTGGGGTCCGACGGTTCCGGGCCGGGTCGGGTGGGTGGTGATGGAGTCGCCCGCGGTCCTGGTCTTCGTCGCCGTGTTCGCCGCCGGATCGCGTTGCGCGGACCTGGTCCCCCTGGTGCTCCTGGCGCTGTGGCTGTGCCACTACGTCTACCGGGCCTTCGTCTACCCGGCGTTGATGCGCCCGGGCGCCCGCATGCCGTTGCTGGTCGTGGCGCTCGCGATGGTGTTCAACGTGCTCAACGCGACCGTCAACGCCTGGTGGGTGGCCGACCTCGGCGGTTACGCCGACGGCTGGCTCACCGATCCGCGCTTCCTCGCCGGGGTGGTGCTCTTCTTCGCCGGGCTGGTCGTGCACGTGCGCTCGGACTCCACGTTGCGCCGGCTGCGTGGGCCGGGCGAGACCGGCTACCGCATCCCGTACGGGGGCGCGTTCCGCTGGGTCAGCAGCCCGAACTACGCCGGGGAGATCGTGCAGTGGTTCGGGTGGGCGTTGGCGACCTGGTCCCCGGCGGGACTGGCGTTCGCCGTCTACACGACCGCCAACCTGGCCCCGAGGGCGATCGACCACCACGCCTGGTACCGCGAGCGCTTCCCCGACTACCCGGCCGAGCGGCGGGCGCTCGTACCCCATCTGCTGTAG
- a CDS encoding monovalent cation/H+ antiporter complex subunit F — MTIVAITVTVILAVAALLALVRIVRGPSILDRVVATDVVLAVIVSAIAAEAAYTQDATALPVLVVLSILGFVGSVSVARNMK, encoded by the coding sequence ATGACCATCGTCGCCATCACCGTGACCGTCATCCTGGCGGTCGCCGCGCTGCTCGCCCTGGTCCGCATCGTGCGCGGACCGTCCATCCTGGACCGCGTGGTCGCCACCGACGTGGTGCTGGCCGTCATCGTCTCCGCCATCGCCGCGGAGGCCGCCTACACGCAGGACGCCACCGCCCTGCCGGTGCTCGTCGTGCTGTCCATTTTGGGCTTCGTGGGGTCGGTCAGCGTCGCGCGGAACATGAAATGA
- the mnhG gene encoding monovalent cation/H(+) antiporter subunit G has translation MSALDAAASACLIAGALFSLAAGVALNRFPDILSRMHAATKPQVLGLLLVLLGCALRFRNTVDITTLVLIGAFQLTTAPVAAHMVGRVAYRSGLRRDDLLVIDELADRG, from the coding sequence ATGAGCGCCCTGGACGCGGCCGCGTCGGCGTGCCTGATCGCAGGGGCGCTGTTCAGTTTGGCGGCCGGGGTTGCCCTGAACCGGTTCCCGGACATCCTGTCCCGCATGCATGCCGCGACGAAGCCCCAGGTGTTGGGCCTGTTGCTGGTGCTGCTCGGGTGCGCGCTGCGCTTCCGCAACACGGTCGACATCACGACGCTCGTGCTGATCGGCGCGTTCCAACTGACCACGGCGCCGGTGGCGGCCCACATGGTCGGCCGGGTGGCCTACCGTTCGGGCCTCCGCCGCGACGACCTCCTGGTCATCGACGAGCTCGCGGACCGTGGGTAG
- a CDS encoding 3-keto-5-aminohexanoate cleavage protein, which translates to MRPEITRIKACVNGGRRRDEHPAVPTAPDELATAAAAAVAAGAEAVHLHPRDRDGAQSLEPDDVAAAVAAVRRACPGVPVGVTTGLWISDGDTGRRLATVTRWTDLPAAARPDFASVNVSEPGFHDLVEALDRAGIGVEAGVWSTADARTLATAARRSWTRVLVEIMDGTAETADAILAILDEGRVGGPRLLHGEDETCWPMVAHAGRLGLPTRIGLEDTLTGPAGQPISDNADLVRHALTVWNAAA; encoded by the coding sequence GTGCGGCCCGAGATCACCCGCATCAAGGCGTGCGTCAACGGCGGCCGGCGCCGCGACGAGCACCCGGCCGTGCCGACCGCGCCCGACGAGCTGGCCACGGCGGCGGCCGCAGCGGTCGCCGCCGGCGCCGAGGCGGTGCACCTGCATCCGCGCGACCGGGACGGCGCGCAGTCGCTGGAGCCCGACGACGTGGCGGCGGCCGTCGCCGCCGTCCGCCGGGCCTGTCCAGGCGTGCCGGTCGGGGTGACCACCGGCCTGTGGATCAGCGACGGCGACACCGGCCGACGGTTGGCGACCGTGACCAGGTGGACCGACCTGCCCGCGGCAGCCCGACCGGACTTCGCGTCGGTCAACGTCAGCGAGCCAGGCTTCCACGACCTGGTCGAGGCGTTGGACCGAGCCGGGATCGGCGTCGAGGCCGGCGTGTGGTCGACCGCCGACGCACGGACGCTGGCCACCGCCGCCCGCCGCTCGTGGACCCGCGTCCTGGTGGAGATCATGGACGGCACCGCCGAGACAGCCGACGCGATCCTCGCCATCCTCGACGAGGGTCGCGTCGGCGGGCCACGGCTGCTGCACGGCGAGGACGAGACCTGCTGGCCGATGGTCGCCCACGCCGGTCGGCTCGGGCTGCCGACACGCATCGGACTCGAGGACACCCTCACGGGCCCCGCCGGCCAACCGATCAGCGACAACGCCGACCTGGTCCGGCACGCGCTGACGGTCTGGAACGCCGCCGCCTGA
- a CDS encoding S8 family serine peptidase, protein MVTRQLRSTAVLAIVLLSMVIATPAAHADDDVRGLSWHLDAFKISQVHRVSQGEGVVVAVVDTGVNANHRDLRGQVLPGRGFGPAAGTDGRTDVDAAGSHGTSMASIIAGKGGGSGHMLGIAPKARILPVNAGAGSSGAGSEALVEAVRWATAQKPDVLNLSIGTDATGTPDPELLAAIAEAVRQDIVVVAGAGNSGADVADTAKVPGVISVNAVDSRNEVSPLTNHGPSLAIAAPGAKIPVAVNRGATNYAYITDAATSPATAMVSGVAALVRARYPDLDAANVVNRLVETATDRGPKGRDESYGFGVVNPLAALTAEVPTVDENPLGTPAAATTAPATDPAVAADEDDTGFPTLLIAIATAAVVILALLVLGAVLLLRRRSVSGR, encoded by the coding sequence ATGGTTACGCGTCAGCTGCGGAGCACGGCCGTCCTGGCGATCGTCCTGCTGTCGATGGTCATCGCGACGCCGGCCGCGCACGCCGACGACGACGTGCGCGGGCTCTCCTGGCACCTCGACGCGTTCAAGATCAGTCAGGTGCACCGGGTCAGCCAGGGCGAGGGTGTGGTCGTCGCCGTCGTCGACACCGGTGTCAACGCCAACCACCGCGACCTGCGGGGCCAGGTGTTGCCGGGCAGGGGATTCGGGCCGGCCGCGGGCACGGACGGCCGCACCGACGTCGACGCCGCGGGCAGTCACGGCACGTCGATGGCCAGCATCATCGCGGGCAAGGGCGGCGGGTCCGGCCACATGTTGGGCATCGCGCCCAAGGCCCGGATCCTCCCGGTCAACGCCGGCGCCGGCAGCAGCGGCGCGGGCTCGGAGGCGCTGGTCGAGGCCGTCCGGTGGGCCACCGCGCAGAAGCCCGACGTGCTCAACCTGTCCATCGGCACCGACGCCACCGGCACGCCGGACCCGGAGCTGCTCGCCGCCATCGCCGAGGCGGTGCGCCAGGACATCGTGGTGGTCGCGGGCGCCGGCAACAGCGGTGCCGACGTCGCCGACACGGCCAAGGTCCCCGGCGTCATCTCCGTCAACGCGGTCGACTCGCGCAACGAGGTGTCGCCGCTGACCAACCACGGTCCGTCGCTGGCCATCGCGGCGCCGGGCGCGAAGATCCCGGTCGCCGTCAACCGCGGCGCCACCAACTACGCCTACATCACGGACGCGGCGACCAGCCCCGCGACCGCGATGGTGTCCGGCGTCGCCGCACTGGTGCGCGCCCGCTACCCCGACCTGGACGCCGCGAACGTGGTCAACCGGCTCGTCGAGACGGCGACGGATCGAGGGCCGAAGGGACGCGACGAGTCGTACGGCTTCGGCGTGGTCAACCCCCTCGCGGCCCTGACGGCGGAGGTGCCCACGGTCGACGAGAACCCCCTCGGCACGCCGGCGGCGGCCACCACGGCACCCGCCACCGACCCGGCGGTGGCCGCCGACGAGGACGACACCGGCTTCCCCACGCTGCTCATCGCGATCGCGACAGCCGCCGTCGTGATCCTCGCCCTGCTCGTCCTCGGCGCCGTCCTCCTGCTGCGCCGCAGATCCGTCAGCGGGCGCTGA
- a CDS encoding aldo/keto reductase has product MRTVSLGGLDVSRIGLGAMGMSAYYTGAGQGDDESIRTIHRAIDLGVTHLDTAELYGPYVNEELVGRAVKGRRDQVVLATKFGLVSHLGRPGADSSPANIRLAVEGSLRRLGTDHIDLYYQHRVDPDTPIEVTVGALAELVAEGKVRHIGLSEAGPATIRRAHAVHPVAAVQTEYSLWTRDPEAEILPVLRELGIGFVPYSPLGRGFLTGHMRSLADLDTDDWRRTNPRFADGNLERNLHIVEEVRAVAAEVAATPAQVALAWLLAQGGDIAPIPGTKRVARVEENAAVDGIALSADQIARLSNLAAAKGERYDMGNMAAIDR; this is encoded by the coding sequence ATGCGAACCGTCTCGCTCGGCGGACTCGACGTCTCGCGCATCGGACTCGGCGCGATGGGCATGTCCGCTTACTACACCGGCGCCGGCCAAGGCGACGACGAGTCGATCCGGACCATCCACCGCGCCATCGACCTCGGGGTCACGCACCTCGACACCGCGGAGCTCTACGGCCCCTACGTCAACGAGGAGCTGGTGGGCCGGGCCGTCAAGGGGCGCCGGGACCAGGTCGTGCTGGCCACCAAGTTCGGCCTCGTCTCGCACCTGGGCCGCCCGGGCGCCGACAGCAGCCCGGCCAACATCCGGCTGGCCGTCGAAGGGTCGCTGCGCCGGCTGGGCACCGACCATATCGACCTCTACTACCAGCATCGGGTCGACCCCGACACGCCCATCGAGGTCACGGTCGGGGCGTTGGCCGAGCTCGTCGCCGAGGGCAAGGTGCGGCACATCGGGCTGTCGGAGGCGGGCCCGGCGACGATCCGGCGCGCGCACGCCGTGCACCCGGTGGCCGCGGTCCAGACCGAGTACTCGCTGTGGACCCGCGACCCCGAGGCCGAGATCCTGCCGGTCCTGCGGGAACTGGGCATCGGCTTCGTGCCGTACTCCCCGCTGGGTCGCGGTTTTCTCACCGGCCACATGCGTTCGCTGGCCGACCTCGACACCGACGACTGGCGCCGCACCAACCCGCGCTTCGCCGACGGCAACCTCGAACGCAACCTGCATATCGTCGAGGAGGTACGGGCCGTCGCGGCCGAGGTGGCGGCCACGCCCGCACAGGTGGCCCTGGCCTGGCTGCTCGCCCAGGGCGGCGACATCGCCCCCATTCCGGGCACCAAGCGGGTCGCCCGGGTGGAGGAGAACGCCGCCGTCGACGGCATCGCGCTCAGCGCGGACCAGATCGCCCGGCTGAGCAACCTGGCCGCGGCGAAGGGCGAGCGCTATGACATGGGCAACATGGCCGCCATCGATCGCTGA
- a CDS encoding Na+/H+ antiporter subunit E, giving the protein MNRTRRNNTIGALLGMTLVWILLWGTFSWANLIGGLLVAGVVLIAFPLPPVVFGGRLRPIPLLRFAALFLWDLVLASVQVAALAFRPGEPPRSAIIGVRLRVNTDLNLTLTAEALTLLPGSLILEVDRAAGVLYVHVLDVRDRVDAEHFHRDVLALERRIVEAIGAPAEVARVSNGVVP; this is encoded by the coding sequence GTGAACCGGACCCGGCGCAACAACACCATCGGTGCCCTGCTCGGCATGACCCTCGTCTGGATCCTGCTGTGGGGCACGTTCAGCTGGGCGAACCTGATCGGCGGCCTGCTCGTCGCCGGTGTCGTGCTGATTGCCTTCCCGCTGCCGCCCGTCGTCTTCGGCGGCCGCCTCCGCCCGATCCCGTTGCTGCGCTTCGCGGCCCTGTTCCTGTGGGACCTGGTCCTGGCCAGCGTCCAAGTGGCCGCGCTGGCGTTCCGGCCCGGCGAGCCGCCCCGCAGCGCCATCATCGGCGTGCGCCTGCGCGTCAACACGGACCTCAACCTGACGTTGACGGCGGAGGCGCTCACGCTGCTCCCCGGCAGCCTGATCCTCGAGGTCGACCGCGCGGCCGGGGTGCTCTACGTCCATGTCCTCGACGTCCGCGACCGGGTGGACGCCGAACACTTCCACCGCGACGTGCTCGCCCTGGAACGCCGGATCGTCGAGGCGATCGGCGCGCCGGCCGAGGTCGCCCGTGTCTCCAACGGAGTTGTCCCATGA
- a CDS encoding Na(+)/H(+) antiporter subunit C: MTPNLTYVAVVGVLVAAGVILLLERSLTRVLMGVVLLANGVNVLILAGGRFGGPPIVGTTPDGEMADPLPQAMILTAIVITLGLTAFLLALAYRSWRLVGHDEVQDDVEDRRIVELAERDAGPEVEDLDDDEPQVAP, encoded by the coding sequence ATGACGCCGAACCTGACGTACGTCGCGGTGGTCGGGGTGCTCGTCGCCGCCGGCGTGATCCTGCTGCTGGAGCGCAGCCTGACCCGGGTGCTGATGGGCGTGGTCCTGCTGGCCAACGGCGTCAACGTGCTGATCCTCGCGGGCGGGCGGTTCGGCGGGCCGCCGATCGTCGGCACCACACCGGACGGCGAGATGGCCGACCCGCTGCCGCAGGCGATGATCCTCACCGCGATCGTCATCACGCTGGGCCTGACGGCGTTCCTGCTGGCGCTGGCCTACCGGAGCTGGCGGCTGGTCGGCCACGACGAGGTGCAGGACGACGTCGAGGACCGCCGGATCGTCGAGCTCGCCGAGCGCGACGCCGGCCCCGAGGTCGAGGACCTCGACGACGACGAGCCGCAGGTGGCGCCGTGA
- a CDS encoding arylamine N-acetyltransferase produces the protein MDLEAYLERVGLDRSAPTLPFLRALHEAHVRTFTFDNIDVLLDQHPGVELPALEAKFVGRGRGGYCFEHATLFAAVLEALGYQVERRLGRVGDVRTAPRTHCVVIVSAEGARWLADPGFGHSLLRPILLADGAQDDYRGWPFRLAAVDTPDTGRAWRLERFRGGTWEAMHTVDELPVHQVDVRVGHHFTSTYPSSHFRSGLMLTRHRPDRHISITHETVTVRRPGEPTEHRTLEPGELEKLLADVEAGLTADETTRLLARVDGILSAR, from the coding sequence GTGGATCTCGAGGCATATCTCGAGCGGGTCGGACTGGACCGGTCGGCGCCGACGCTGCCGTTCCTGCGGGCCCTGCACGAGGCGCATGTGCGTACGTTCACCTTCGACAACATCGATGTGCTGCTCGACCAGCATCCGGGCGTCGAGCTGCCGGCGCTCGAGGCCAAGTTCGTCGGGCGCGGGCGGGGCGGCTACTGCTTCGAGCACGCGACGCTCTTCGCCGCCGTGCTGGAAGCGCTGGGCTACCAGGTCGAGCGCCGGCTGGGGCGGGTCGGGGACGTGCGCACGGCCCCGCGTACGCACTGCGTCGTCATCGTCTCGGCGGAGGGAGCGCGATGGCTGGCGGATCCGGGGTTCGGGCACAGCCTGCTGCGCCCGATCCTGCTGGCCGACGGCGCGCAGGACGACTACCGCGGGTGGCCGTTCCGCCTCGCCGCCGTCGACACGCCGGACACCGGGCGGGCGTGGCGGCTGGAGCGGTTCCGCGGCGGCACCTGGGAGGCGATGCACACGGTCGACGAGCTTCCCGTGCACCAGGTCGACGTGCGCGTGGGGCATCACTTCACCAGCACGTACCCGAGCTCGCACTTCCGAAGTGGACTGATGCTGACGCGCCACCGGCCGGACCGCCACATCTCGATCACGCACGAGACGGTGACCGTCCGGCGGCCCGGCGAACCCACCGAACACCGGACGCTCGAGCCGGGCGAGCTGGAGAAGCTGCTCGCGGACGTCGAAGCGGGACTGACGGCGGACGAGACCACCCGACTGCTGGCGAGGGTTGACGGGATCCTCAGCGCCCGCTGA
- a CDS encoding DUF5925 domain-containing protein, with amino-acid sequence MRIPRQFPFELGAPGVAPESVLPVVLTVDDTDSPRDVIDALALTAFVAGHQPHATTRDLTDVRADATLLPAGVSPLRESVSATEHARLASGDGWTLRSVHWPRNKSAQVSVTAVTAELGAEILERALDGMTEEPAPVEEAVQMGFWYAGTQGPQRHPRPITAGSWADIRANYAGVAAASFDRLMKVDRESVHGRLLLLHGPPGTGKTTVLRALAREWHEWCQFDCVLDPESLFSSPAYLMEVALSSSGDCRCPDKRHDKWRLLLLEDCDELIRGEAKHNTGQALSRLLNLTDGLLGQGRKVLVAITTNEDLARLHPAVVRPGRCLARVEVPALPFGEATTWLGTSAGVPAGGATLAELYALREGYGGTEGREPVATGLYL; translated from the coding sequence GTGCGTATCCCGCGGCAGTTTCCGTTCGAGCTCGGCGCCCCCGGCGTCGCGCCGGAGTCGGTGCTGCCCGTCGTGCTCACCGTCGACGACACCGACTCCCCTCGGGACGTCATCGACGCGCTGGCGCTGACCGCGTTCGTCGCCGGTCACCAGCCGCACGCGACGACGCGCGACCTGACCGACGTGCGCGCGGACGCCACGCTGCTGCCGGCCGGCGTCAGCCCGCTGCGCGAGAGCGTCAGTGCGACCGAGCACGCCCGGCTGGCCTCCGGCGACGGCTGGACGCTGCGGTCCGTGCACTGGCCACGCAACAAGAGCGCCCAGGTCTCGGTCACCGCCGTCACGGCCGAGCTGGGCGCCGAGATCCTCGAGCGTGCGCTCGACGGCATGACCGAGGAGCCCGCGCCGGTCGAGGAAGCGGTGCAGATGGGCTTCTGGTACGCCGGGACGCAGGGCCCGCAGCGCCACCCCCGACCGATCACGGCGGGCTCGTGGGCCGACATCCGGGCCAACTACGCCGGTGTCGCGGCGGCGAGCTTCGACCGCCTCATGAAGGTCGACCGCGAGTCCGTCCACGGCCGGCTGTTGCTGCTGCACGGCCCGCCCGGCACCGGCAAGACCACGGTGCTGCGGGCGCTCGCGCGCGAGTGGCACGAGTGGTGCCAGTTCGACTGCGTGCTCGACCCGGAGTCGCTGTTCAGCAGCCCGGCCTACCTGATGGAAGTGGCCCTCAGCAGCTCCGGTGACTGCCGGTGCCCCGACAAGCGGCACGACAAGTGGCGGCTCCTGCTGCTCGAGGACTGCGACGAGCTGATCCGCGGCGAGGCCAAGCACAACACCGGCCAGGCGCTCTCGCGGCTGCTCAACCTCACCGACGGGCTGCTCGGCCAGGGACGCAAGGTGCTCGTGGCGATCACGACCAACGAGGACCTCGCCCGCCTGCACCCGGCCGTCGTGCGGCCCGGGCGGTGCCTGGCCCGCGTCGAGGTGCCGGCGCTGCCGTTCGGCGAGGCCACGACCTGGCTCGGCACGTCGGCCGGGGTGCCCGCCGGCGGCGCGACCCTGGCCGAGCTCTACGCGCTGCGCGAGGGCTACGGCGGCACGGAGGGCCGGGAGCCGGTCGCCACCGGCCTCTATCTCTAG
- a CDS encoding Na+/H+ antiporter subunit D, producing MTALVPLPVVIPLLGAAITLMLTRFPQAQRLVSLAALAGVLGVAIALLAIVSADGPLVVAVGAWPVPTGIVLVADQFSALMLVVSAAVTLCVLVYSIGQGMADGSEDTPLSIYHPSYLVLTAGVTNAFLSGDLFNLYVGFEILLVASYVLITVGATEDRVRAGTTYVVVSLLSSLIFLAGVGLVYAAAGTLNMAQLAGRLDALPDGLRLMLNCVLLLAFGIKAAVFPLAFWLPDSYPTALAPVTAVFAGLLTKVGLYAIIRVETLLFPGGPTRELMLVLALLTMLVGILGAIAQSDVKRLLSFTLVSHIGYMLFGIGLANQLGLSSAIFYVVHHITIQTTLFLVVGLVERYGGTTALERLGGLATLSPMLAVLFFVPALNLAGIPPFSGFLGKLGLIEAGSAAGGGLRWALVAAALATSLLTLYAIARVWNLAFWRRPPATPPTDRGPMSLLMLGSTVVLVVLGVGLTVVAGPLFDVTTDAAGDLLDRVPYVEAVRGAAR from the coding sequence GTGACCGCGCTCGTCCCGCTGCCGGTCGTCATCCCGCTGCTGGGCGCGGCGATCACCCTCATGCTCACCCGGTTCCCGCAGGCGCAGCGGCTGGTCAGCCTGGCCGCGCTGGCCGGCGTGCTCGGCGTGGCCATCGCGCTGCTCGCGATCGTCTCGGCCGACGGACCGCTGGTCGTCGCCGTCGGCGCGTGGCCGGTGCCGACCGGCATCGTGCTGGTGGCCGACCAGTTCTCCGCGCTCATGCTGGTCGTCTCGGCCGCGGTGACGCTGTGCGTGCTCGTCTACTCGATCGGCCAGGGCATGGCCGACGGCAGCGAGGACACGCCGCTGTCGATCTACCACCCGAGCTACCTGGTGCTGACGGCCGGCGTCACCAACGCGTTCCTCTCCGGCGACCTGTTCAACCTCTACGTGGGCTTCGAGATCCTGCTCGTCGCGAGCTACGTGCTGATCACCGTCGGCGCGACCGAGGACCGGGTGCGCGCCGGCACGACGTACGTCGTGGTCAGTCTGCTCTCGTCCCTGATCTTCCTGGCCGGGGTCGGCCTGGTCTATGCCGCGGCCGGCACCCTCAACATGGCCCAGCTCGCCGGCCGGCTCGACGCGCTGCCCGACGGGTTGCGGCTGATGCTCAACTGCGTGCTGCTGCTGGCGTTCGGCATCAAGGCGGCGGTCTTCCCGCTCGCGTTCTGGTTGCCGGACAGCTACCCGACCGCGCTCGCGCCGGTCACCGCCGTCTTCGCCGGCCTGCTGACCAAGGTCGGCCTGTACGCCATCATCCGCGTCGAGACCCTGCTCTTCCCCGGCGGCCCGACCCGCGAGCTGATGCTCGTGCTGGCCCTGCTGACGATGCTGGTCGGCATCCTGGGCGCGATCGCGCAGTCCGACGTCAAGCGGCTGCTCTCGTTCACCCTGGTCAGTCACATCGGCTACATGCTGTTCGGCATCGGCCTGGCCAACCAGCTCGGGCTCTCCTCCGCCATCTTCTACGTGGTGCACCACATCACCATCCAGACCACGCTGTTCCTCGTCGTCGGCCTGGTCGAGCGGTACGGCGGCACCACGGCCCTCGAACGCCTCGGCGGCCTCGCGACCCTGTCGCCGATGCTGGCGGTGCTGTTCTTCGTGCCGGCGCTCAACCTCGCGGGCATCCCGCCGTTCTCCGGCTTCCTCGGCAAGCTGGGCCTGATCGAGGCCGGCAGCGCGGCCGGGGGCGGGCTCCGCTGGGCGTTGGTCGCCGCCGCACTGGCGACGAGCCTGCTGACGCTGTACGCCATCGCCCGCGTCTGGAACCTGGCCTTCTGGCGCCGCCCGCCCGCCACGCCGCCGACCGACCGCGGGCCGATGTCACTGCTGATGCTCGGCTCGACCGTCGTGCTCGTCGTGCTCGGCGTCGGGCTGACGGTCGTCGCCGGTCCGCTGTTCGACGTCACCACCGACGCGGCCGGCGACCTGCTCGACCGGGTGCCCTACGTCGAGGCCGTCCGCGGGGCCGCGCGGTGA
- a CDS encoding TetR/AcrR family transcriptional regulator → MGDVRGAVVGRPRGFDVDEALERAMQVFWARGYEGASLTDLTGAMGITKTSMYAAFGNKEQLFRKALARYAEGPASYATRALAEPTARAVAEAFLQGAVRTTTRPGGPAGCLTVQGALAASDEGRSAHDVLADWRNEATARLAERFQRAVDEGDLPSDTDPARLARYIMTVGNGIAVQAAGGVTAAELLEVADTAMLSWPLSPRPRRRSGPR, encoded by the coding sequence ATGGGTGATGTCCGTGGTGCCGTCGTCGGCCGGCCCAGAGGATTCGACGTCGACGAGGCGCTGGAACGCGCGATGCAGGTGTTCTGGGCGCGCGGCTACGAGGGCGCGAGCCTCACCGACCTCACCGGCGCCATGGGAATCACGAAGACCAGCATGTACGCGGCGTTCGGCAACAAGGAGCAGCTGTTCCGCAAGGCGCTGGCGCGATACGCGGAGGGGCCGGCGTCGTACGCGACCCGCGCGCTGGCCGAGCCGACGGCGCGCGCGGTGGCCGAGGCGTTCCTCCAGGGAGCGGTCCGGACGACGACCCGCCCCGGTGGCCCGGCCGGCTGCCTGACGGTGCAGGGCGCGCTGGCGGCGAGCGACGAGGGGCGATCGGCGCACGACGTGCTCGCGGACTGGCGCAACGAGGCCACCGCCCGGCTCGCGGAACGCTTCCAGCGGGCGGTGGACGAGGGCGACCTGCCGAGCGACACCGACCCGGCGCGGCTGGCCCGCTACATCATGACGGTGGGCAACGGCATCGCGGTCCAGGCCGCCGGCGGCGTCACCGCCGCGGAGCTGCTCGAGGTGGCCGACACGGCGATGCTCAGCTGGCCACTGTCGCCACGACCGCGGCGGCGATCCGGCCCGCGCTGA